The Acinetobacter sp. GSS19 genome includes a region encoding these proteins:
- the rplR gene encoding 50S ribosomal protein L18, producing MNEKKQSRLRRAKSTRLHIRALGATRLCVNRTPRHIYAQVISADGGKVLAQASTLDASLRSGTTGNVEAATKVGALIAERAKAAGITKVAFDRSGFKYHGRIKALADAARENGLEF from the coding sequence ATGAACGAAAAGAAACAATCCCGTTTGCGTCGTGCGAAAAGCACACGCTTGCACATCCGTGCATTGGGTGCGACTCGTTTGTGTGTAAACCGCACTCCGCGTCACATCTATGCTCAAGTTATCTCAGCAGATGGTGGCAAAGTTTTAGCGCAAGCTTCTACTTTAGATGCATCTTTACGTAGTGGTACTACTGGTAATGTTGAAGCGGCAACTAAAGTTGGTGCTTTAATCGCGGAACGTGCTAAAGCAGCTGGTATTACTAAAGTTGCGTTTGACCGTTCTGGTTTCAAATATCATGGTCGTATCAAAGCCTTGGCTGATGCTGCTCGTGAAAACGGCTTGGAGTTCTAA
- the rplO gene encoding 50S ribosomal protein L15 produces the protein MTLRLNELAPAEGAKRENRRLGRGIGSGVGKTGGRGIKGQKSRKSGGVRPGFEGGQTALYRRLPKFGFTSQIALKTAEVRLSELSKVEGDIVSLETLKAANVVRKDMIRARIVLSGEITRAFTIQGVAVTAGAKAAVEAAGGKVEE, from the coding sequence ATGACTCTGCGTTTAAATGAACTTGCGCCTGCAGAAGGTGCAAAACGTGAAAATCGTCGTCTAGGTCGTGGTATCGGTTCTGGCGTTGGTAAGACTGGTGGTCGTGGTATCAAAGGTCAAAAATCACGTAAAAGTGGTGGCGTTCGTCCGGGCTTTGAAGGTGGTCAAACTGCACTTTACCGTCGTTTGCCTAAATTCGGCTTCACTAGCCAAATCGCTTTGAAAACTGCTGAAGTACGTTTATCTGAGCTTAGCAAAGTGGAAGGCGACATCGTTAGCCTTGAAACTTTGAAAGCTGCGAATGTTGTTCGTAAAGACATGATTCGCGCTCGTATCGTGCTTTCTGGTGAAATCACTCGCGCATTCACTATCCAAGGTGTTGCGGTGACTGCAGGCGCTAAAGCAGCTGTTGAAGCTGCTGGCGGTAAAGTCGAGGAGTAA
- the rpmD gene encoding 50S ribosomal protein L30: MKTIKVTQTKSASHRLKNHKLCLQGLGLRRIGHTVEVQDTPSNRGMINQVYYMVSVEE; the protein is encoded by the coding sequence ATGAAAACGATTAAAGTTACCCAGACTAAATCTGCTTCGCACCGCTTGAAAAATCACAAGCTTTGCCTTCAAGGTTTAGGTCTGCGTCGTATTGGTCATACTGTAGAAGTGCAAGATACACCTTCTAACCGCGGTATGATCAACCAAGTCTACTATATGGTTAGTGTAGAGGAATAA
- the rplF gene encoding 50S ribosomal protein L6, whose translation MSRVAKAPVTVPNGVTVTQNGRQVEVKGSKGTLSFNLHALVELKQEEGKLQVAPVKESKDAWMQAGTARAVLNNLVKGVNEGFERKLQLIGVGYKAAVKGNVVNLNLGYSHPIDYALPEGVTAETPTATEIVLKSANKQLLGQVAADIRSYREPEPYKGKGVRYSDEVVLRKEAKKK comes from the coding sequence ATGTCTCGTGTGGCTAAAGCCCCAGTAACTGTACCTAACGGTGTAACAGTTACTCAGAACGGCCGGCAGGTCGAAGTGAAAGGCAGCAAAGGTACATTGTCTTTCAACCTGCATGCGCTGGTCGAGCTAAAACAGGAAGAAGGTAAACTTCAAGTTGCTCCAGTTAAAGAGTCGAAAGACGCTTGGATGCAAGCTGGTACTGCTCGCGCTGTGTTAAACAACCTTGTTAAAGGTGTTAACGAAGGCTTCGAACGTAAATTGCAATTGATCGGTGTTGGTTATAAAGCTGCGGTTAAAGGTAACGTTGTTAACCTTAACCTTGGTTACTCTCACCCAATCGATTATGCACTTCCTGAAGGCGTAACTGCAGAAACTCCAACTGCAACTGAAATCGTATTGAAATCTGCGAACAAACAGTTGTTAGGTCAAGTAGCTGCTGACATCCGTTCATATCGTGAGCCTGAGCCATATAAAGGTAAAGGTGTTCGTTATTCGGATGAAGTTGTCCTTCGTAAAGAAGCTAAGAAGAAATAA
- the rpsE gene encoding 30S ribosomal protein S5 — translation MAKVEQNEGLVEKLVAVDRVAKVVKGGRIFSFTALTVVGDGNGRVGFGRGKAREVPAAISKALEAARRNMITVDLAGTTLQHPVNARHGASRVYMQPASEGTGVIAGGAMRAVLEAAGVQNVLAKCYGSTNAANVVNATFKGLRDMTSPEKVAAKRGLSVEQIQG, via the coding sequence ATGGCTAAAGTTGAACAAAACGAAGGTCTTGTTGAAAAGCTGGTTGCCGTTGATCGTGTAGCCAAAGTTGTTAAGGGTGGTCGTATCTTCTCTTTCACAGCATTAACGGTTGTGGGTGATGGTAATGGTCGTGTAGGTTTTGGTCGTGGTAAAGCGCGTGAAGTTCCAGCTGCTATTTCTAAAGCACTTGAAGCTGCTCGTCGCAACATGATCACGGTTGATCTTGCAGGTACTACTCTGCAACACCCTGTGAATGCTCGTCATGGTGCAAGCCGTGTATACATGCAACCTGCTTCAGAAGGTACTGGCGTAATCGCTGGTGGCGCAATGCGTGCCGTTCTTGAGGCTGCAGGTGTACAAAACGTACTTGCTAAATGTTATGGTTCTACTAACGCTGCGAACGTTGTTAACGCGACTTTTAAAGGTCTGCGTGACATGACTTCTCCTGAGAAAGTTGCTGCGAAACGTGGTCTTTCAGTAGAACAAATTCAAGGGTAA